GTAGCCCTAAAAATTACTTGTATATTTCGTTTCCGAGGCCCTTACATACTTCAGAGTCCAGGaatattcattttaaataTGATGTCCTAAATTTATGTACTATACTTTCTTTTCTCGTTTAAAATGCTTCCTTATAAATAAGTTGCGtataatttcaaaaatcaGACCCCTGGATCCTTAAGTAAGAAACTCAAAGGTCTTGAGATTTGATTgtggaaaacaaataaattttggTAAATGCACTTACCCTTGTCACTGTGCAAAGTTTTTTCACTGCGTTTCATATGTTTTTCCTAGTAAACActattaatttgattttttattcaAAAGCGTGGAAGCAACAGCTGGCAAAACACAAAACCAGGGGTGCGTCGGCTGATACATTTCGATAACCAGGTCTGCCCTGTTTGTTATCGATATTATTCCCCGAAATGTATTGTAAAAAAATGCAGTCAAATTCATTCTACTTTTAAACAGAAGCGTAATTCCTAATTCcgtaaatattaaaatgaaagAACTAAATCCATTggaattgaaaatgtttatctTTCACGTTCCTCTACAACTAACTCACGCTATAACTATTTGGGAAAATTAAACGGAGCTCTATAGGAATACATCATTGAGTTAAAAGGGGCGCCCGGGGCGCCTAGAAAAGGAAATGGAAACACTTGAGGAGGTAGACTGGCTGCGGCCGATACGGCGGCTTTGGTGCCTCGCTTCCGCTTCTGTTTGGACACAGGAGCTGGGTGAGGCTCTTCGCTGGACTCCGAGTCATCGCTCTCGCTGCTGTCATCTTCATCTTCGTCATCTTCGTCGTCATCTTCGTCGTCATGATCCTTTGGCTCTACCTTCATCCTTTTCTGTGTCGACTTCTTAATCTTTTTTATTGATgcctttttgtcctttttgggtTTTGCTGAAACTGGAGCTGGGACTGTGCCAGCAGGAAATCCAAATCCTTGCTCGCAATGAAAGGCAGTCATCTGCTGCATGGCAAACTCCACAAACGACTGGATGGCAATATTTAGATTGGGCGGGTTTGGACAGTTCTTGAGACCATGATAGTTGCCGGAGCAATTACGACATATCATCTGACACTGGAAGGAGGTGTGGCCCTGGAAGAGAAGATGTTGTTAAATTGGGTAACattcttttaaaatatttacctTCTTGTCGCATATGCCACACACATCCACGGTTTTACCCTTGTTTTTTTGCTTTCTGGCCTTCTTGTCGTCTTCAGGTTCGGTGCTTTCCTCCTCATCCGTAATGGTAAACTGGCGCTCCTGAGAGCCCATGCAGACAACATCCTCCTCGGTGCTCTTTTCGATCGCCGCCTTTTTACTCTTTGCCGGCGGATGACTCTGTTCCTTATCGGTGTCGCTGTCCAAAGATGAAGAGTCGGAGGACGAAACCGGTTTTACAGCCTTTGGTTTCGGAGTTGATGCTAAAGGTGTTTTGCTGGCCTTCGCTTTTGGGGACGACGCCACCACTGCCTTAGGGTTCACTACCATTTCCCCTGGTTCGGGTTCAGACTCCTCTTCCGAAGTAGATGATGACCTGGAGGAGTTAACCTTTTTCTTATTAGGGGATTTGGGCTCCGGTTTGACAAATTGCTTTATTTTCGACTTGTGCTCCAGTTCCTTCTCCTTCTTGATATTGATTAGCGGCACAGTAGGTTCTTCTGACGTAATAGGCACATCAGGTGGTGCAACAGATACAGGTGGTGGTGGCGTCAAGTCCGCAGCGAAAGTAACAGGTGGCAGGCTCTCCTGTCTGATGGAGGAGGGAGCAGGCGAGGATCGAGGCAGAGGTGGGTCTTCGGTAAAGTCCTCCACCTTATCGAAGTACAGCATGTGACTTTGGCCCGGACTGACATGCTGATCCTTAGCTTGCCACGAGTTGTTACGACCACCGCGTCTATTGGAATCTCTGCCGTGGTTCCCTCTTCGGCCACCCCaaccaccacctcctccgccaccgccaccgcctcctccgccaCCGCCTCTATTCCTTCGCCCCCGTCTCTTGTTTGGCTGATGATTATCCAGCTCCTGTTGGGGATCTCTGAACTTGTTAAACGCGTTCCCATTCAGCCCACCTTCTGATCCAGCGTGCGGCCAGTCTCCATTTTCGGGCCGATTTTGGCTGTGGCTGCCTCTTCCCCCGCCGCCACTGCTGCGCCTCTGCTGATTGTTGCGGCCGTGATTTGAAAACGGCTTTCTGTCCTCTCCTGAGAGGTTCCAGCCGGATTGTCCTCCACCGTTGTGCATTATTTAATTGgtaatatttataaaaccGCCTAGTCGCGGCGCACGTGTTGAGCCGATTGGGATTATCGATAAGATCCGATTGTTGGTGGGACTGCCGACGTGGCTTTTTTCAAGCCAAAACtattaattatatgttttAAGCTTGAGTAccttatatataatataatataatataatatatatataatactGTGACAAATACTTTGACACAATACATGTAATGGACAAAGTAAAGTGACCAATGAAAGCATATAAGGTTACTATAAGCTCTAACATTTATAGCTAGTTTCGATAGTTTCTGAAACGGGCACCTCTGAAACCGTCAGATGTACGAAATTCAGTTTGGCCACAAATAACACGCTATGAATTCTACCAATCCGAAGAAAACAGAAGATAATGATCGCCATGAACGTCAATTGCAGAGCCGCACCAAGGACTGGGGCAAAACTAAGTTCAAGCCAAAGAAGTATGTCCAACCGAAACCAGTGCTCGTGCCACAGGCAACTGCGACGCCCTGGCAGCATGTGAAGAACGACATAATTACGGATTCGTCGGACCGGGGCCACCAGGATGTGGACAGCGAGGACGCAAGGCAGTTCATGCAGCAGCGTCAGAAGAATCACCGGCGTAATGTCATAGAAGCCAACCGGTCGCAGGATACTATATGGGAGCCCTTCAACGATGAGAAGCCCTCCACGGAAAGAAAACAACAGCTCTCCACGGACGTTGAGAACTTCACTTTTAAGGAGCGCAACTTTTTCCGAAAGCACCTTACACTGGGCTTCAGTTTAACGCAAAAGAATGCAACACTCAAATCTGCCCTAAAGGACTTGAAATATAAACAGCTGACACAGGACAAGTTAGAATTAGAACGTTCGAATCATACACGTCGAAATGTGAAATCATCTAATGCAAACGATGCAAAGGGCAGCAATCCCTTTCAGAAAATGCGAGATAATGCACATCCTTATCGAAAGAAGGGACAGAATACGAAAAATCCTTTTCAAAAAGGGCCACATAGTGAATAAGTTTAGCTTATCCCCTACCCCTTAGGTGACTTCACAACCCAACTGGCAAAACATGAAGTAccaattcaaaaataaataaaagattcTTAGTCGGGTGACAAATCAGAAATGTATACACAACATTACTACACACTTTATGCAAATCTTAAAAATAGTGGTACAAATACATGTGGAATAGGTcggcgaaaataaataaactaaacagaGTTCGGCTCCTCCTCCGTTGGGAGGAGCAAGAGGAGATTGAAGCGGCGCCCGCTGCGCCATGGTTCCAGCCAAAAATCGTCCAAATGCAATTTCAGCCATGTACATTGGAAAGCTTGGCGATAAGGTGGTTAAACTTGCCGTTGGTGGTCACCGATTTTTTGGCCGATCGCACTTGTTCCGGCGAGTGCTGCAGAAAGTAAACGACGATAAATTCGAGTGTTTGATTGGCTTCCTTAGGGTACATCATGTTAAAGGTATAGTAGTAGCAGATCAACTGGGCCAGAATGTCCGGCAGGTCTTCGTCTTTGGCGGCGAATGTGGCCATTATCTGGCCTTCGATATAGACCTTCGCCTCCATTTGCGATTCCACGCCGTCGGTCGTTGTTATGGGTGAATCTGTGGGaagataaatattttaataagtATTCTAACACTTTTagtaatattaattttaaaataaacattttgtgTACTTACTGACTAGAGCCACCCAGGGGGCGTTTGTGGGATTCGTGCTTTGCAGTGATTCCTTACTAAGGGAACTGCTCTCGAGGTGCTTGAAAATGTAGTCGGGATCCTCATTGAAATAGTACGCTATGCCACGGAGAAAATTTGCGTTGGTCTCCTCCAAAGCGCTGATCTTCTTGTTCTTCGAACTCTTAAAAAACCTGAAAAAGCGATCCTTTTCGCCAGCCAAGCGCTTCTCTAGAGCCCGAGGATCGATGGACATAAGCAGCTCAAAGTGCTGGTACAGCACAGCCTTGTCAAAAATATATGGCCAATTGTCCTTAATGGCCGTTATATCCGGGATCTTTTCGCTGTTATTAAAAAAGGAGCGCTGCAGCGGGAAGCACTCTTTCATGTATTCGATTATGACGGACTGTTCCAGTGGGGAACTGCCTCGGTAGCTGGAGATTAGTAACTCCTTTTTGTGCTCCAAATCCCTGTTGAGAGCCAGCGATTTTGCATCACCATTGGAAGCACCACCTCCgaattttcgttttttattaGGGATGTGGATCTCAAAGGTTCCTGAGCTGCCGCGTTTCTGGGGTTTGTTTAGTGCATTGTTCCGGTTGATCATCTTGGATATGAGCGATTGCGGAGTCGTGGCTATAAACTGTCCCTCGCGGTCTTTTTCGAGTAAGGAGTCGGGGTACTTTTCAGCCGCCTGCTGGGCGACCTGTCGGAAAATCCGTATGGGAATGTGGGCGGATATTTCACGGAGAGCCTCCACCAAAACATTTGCCAGTGTATTCAAGCGCTTGCCCAAACTCGCTTTTCCCTTCAGTAGTTTCATTATGTCCCCAGGCACCTTGCTCCAGGGTATTGAGAACTCCTTGAATAAAGCAGAACTCTTTGCACTTGATGGCGTTACGCTGGACAGCGACATGGTCTCGTCATTAGATACCGTCGAATCGTTCGGGTTCGACACAATACTATTGTTGGCATAGAAGCTGGGATCCACCGAGCTGCCGGCGCGTTCGGATCGGTTGAGGGGAGATGGCGGAGGAAGCACCACATACTCCTCCGACTCGGCGAGGAGCATCAACAGAATCTTCTCCTTGGCGGCGAACAAGAGCACGTCGTCCTCGCAGATCTCGCAGCCGTTGCTCTCCAGGACAATTGTGTTGCCGCACAGGCCGTATTTATGAGCTAccgaatataaatatatacataagttaatattgatataaattagataaaatatttacaattatttAATTCCTATCCTAGATAAATATATCATGgtcaaatttatatttttaaatgcagAAATGCCATGGACCCAAACGATTCTTATTAAAGAGCCGGTCTTGGCCACTGGTAATAACTTCCAACTGGGCAAAGTTCATAGTAATACCGGATGAATAGATACCCAATTCGACGGACGCTCCTTACCTTTGTCGATTACATCCTTTCGAGTGGGCAACGACATGAAGGTCTTCTTGATCTTGCGATCGGCGCTGCATATGGTAATTAATACTTTGTCAGCCAGCTCGGTCTTCGGCTTGCCCTCGTCCCGGTCGTCCTTCTGGCCAGTCCCAGTGGAATGTGTCGGTTCTGCGGCTAAAAGGCAAACGTTATCAAGGAAACCAGACTAGCTTTAAGCAAGTTTGCTAACCGGGGGCTTTCTCACCGCAGCTCTCTGGCTTTTTCGCTCCTCCTGTTTGTACACCATTTTCGATTGTTGTTGCCTTTGCGAGTGCGGCCGGCGCTTGGTTTGGATTTTGATTCGGACTGATCGGCGCCTGCTGGGTGCTATGATCGCCGCCGGAACTGGCGGGCGGTGCGGGGGCAACGTCCATGGCTTCTATTTGCGTTTGCGCGACTCCAACCAAGCCCTGTTATTCGTGTGTTTGGACCTTGCCGTGAAATAATATTGCAGAATAGGGATGTAAAAACTACATCGATGCTTGGTGCGCTATCGCGGTGTTATCGATACTCCGCACCCAGTGTGACCGTCGAGGGCTTGACATAAATAAATAGACCAGCTGCCAGCATTGCCACATAGTCAAAATGTTGCGGTGAACACCCTTTTCGTTTGCTGATGCATTTCTACCTATGGTCATATTTCCTATTTTATATTGATGTTATCTTATGTTACGAtcgaaaaaaataaatccGATTTGTATGCGTATTTTTCGACTTGTTGCAGCTATGGCCGATAATAATCGATATCATGCTAATCTCGCAGACCGATAACATGGGTATATTTAAACTGGCCCTGAATGGTCGCACATTTGTTGCTTCAGCTTCACGTTGAGTCgcgtttatttttgttttcctccTTGGTTCCTGTTTTTCTCCTTTTTAAAAACACTGCAAGCCGTCACAGGAAACAATTAATCCAGAAATCCTGAGTCCATCGAAAGCACCTTCACGATGCACTGACGAACCGCTGAGCAAGGGACGGGCATCAGGCCATTAAAATTCACACAAGGCAGctatttaatgttttttataaGCGGATGATGTACTTAATCTTTCCGCGCATGCCAAACATTACGTGAGTGACTCGCCTCTGGCAAATAGTGGGAGTAATTTAAGTAACTTGGCTATTTACAAACCGCAGGATGTTCCTGGAGCTTGTGATCTTATGCCTGTGGGTGGTCGCAGAGGCCAGTTCGGCCAAGTTCGGCAGCACAACGCCCGCAAGTGCGCAGCAGTCGGATGTGGAATTGGAGCCCATCAATGGGACTCTCAATTACCGATTGTACGCCAAGAAGGGCAGGGACGACAAACCCTGGTTTGATGGCCTGGACAGCAGGCACATCCAGTGTGTCCGACGTGCCCGCTGCTACCCCACCTCGAACGCAACCAACACCTGTTTTGGCTCCAAGCTGCCCTACGAGCTAAGCAGCCTTGATCTCACCGATTTCCACACCGAAAAGGAGCTGAACGAGAAGCTGAACGACTACTACGCCCTGAAGCACGTGCCCAAATGTTGGGCTGCCATACAGGTGAGGAATATTAATAGCATATAATGTACCTAATGATTTCAAGGGGTGGGCCGAGTCTGTATTGGAATACATATTGTCACATTATTATCTGATAAGGAAGTGTATTAGAAACAAGTTAAGCAAAAAAATTTGGCCTAACGATATTTTGCCATTTAATTACGCTTTGTGTTCAAGCAGTGAAAGTAATATATGATTTGCTTTATAATAGGAAGATTcagatatagatacatattCAGTTG
This genomic stretch from Drosophila mauritiana strain mau12 chromosome 2L, ASM438214v1, whole genome shotgun sequence harbors:
- the LOC117142073 gene encoding protein mushroom body miniature, translated to MHNGGGQSGWNLSGEDRKPFSNHGRNNQQRRSSGGGGRGSHSQNRPENGDWPHAGSEGGLNGNAFNKFRDPQQELDNHQPNKRRGRRNRGGGGGGGGGGGGGGGWGGRRGNHGRDSNRRGGRNNSWQAKDQHVSPGQSHMLYFDKVEDFTEDPPLPRSSPAPSSIRQESLPPVTFAADLTPPPPVSVAPPDVPITSEEPTVPLINIKKEKELEHKSKIKQFVKPEPKSPNKKKVNSSRSSSTSEEESEPEPGEMVVNPKAVVASSPKAKASKTPLASTPKPKAVKPVSSSDSSSLDSDTDKEQSHPPAKSKKAAIEKSTEEDVVCMGSQERQFTITDEEESTEPEDDKKARKQKNKGKTVDVCGICDKKGHTSFQCQMICRNCSGNYHGLKNCPNPPNLNIAIQSFVEFAMQQMTAFHCEQGFGFPAGTVPAPVSAKPKKDKKASIKKIKKSTQKRMKVEPKDHDDEDDDEDDEDEDDSSESDDSESSEEPHPAPVSKQKRKRGTKAAVSAAASLPPQVFPFPFLGAPGAPFNSMMYSYRAPFNFPK
- the LOC117135344 gene encoding uncharacterized protein LOC117135344, translating into MNSTNPKKTEDNDRHERQLQSRTKDWGKTKFKPKKYVQPKPVLVPQATATPWQHVKNDIITDSSDRGHQDVDSEDARQFMQQRQKNHRRNVIEANRSQDTIWEPFNDEKPSTERKQQLSTDVENFTFKERNFFRKHLTLGFSLTQKNATLKSALKDLKYKQLTQDKLELERSNHTRRNVKSSNANDAKGSNPFQKMRDNAHPYRKKGQNTKNPFQKGPHSE
- the LOC117135342 gene encoding uncharacterized protein LOC117135342 isoform X1; this translates as MDVAPAPPASSGGDHSTQQAPISPNQNPNQAPAALAKATTIENGVQTGGAKKPESCGEKAPAAEPTHSTGTGQKDDRDEGKPKTELADKVLITICSADRKIKKTFMSLPTRKDVIDKAHKYGLCGNTIVLESNGCEICEDDVLLFAAKEKILLMLLAESEEYVVLPPPSPLNRSERAGSSVDPSFYANNSIVSNPNDSTVSNDETMSLSSVTPSSAKSSALFKEFSIPWSKVPGDIMKLLKGKASLGKRLNTLANVLVEALREISAHIPIRIFRQVAQQAAEKYPDSLLEKDREGQFIATTPQSLISKMINRNNALNKPQKRGSSGTFEIHIPNKKRKFGGGASNGDAKSLALNRDLEHKKELLISSYRGSSPLEQSVIIEYMKECFPLQRSFFNNSEKIPDITAIKDNWPYIFDKAVLYQHFELLMSIDPRALEKRLAGEKDRFFRFFKSSKNKKISALEETNANFLRGIAYYFNEDPDYIFKHLESSSLSKESLQSTNPTNAPWVALVNSPITTTDGVESQMEAKVYIEGQIMATFAAKDEDLPDILAQLICYYYTFNMMYPKEANQTLEFIVVYFLQHSPEQVRSAKKSVTTNGKFNHLIAKLSNVHG
- the LOC117135342 gene encoding uncharacterized protein LOC117135342 isoform X2: MDVAPAPPASSGGDHSTQQAPISPNQNPNQAPAALAKATTIENGVQTGGAKKPESCAAEPTHSTGTGQKDDRDEGKPKTELADKVLITICSADRKIKKTFMSLPTRKDVIDKAHKYGLCGNTIVLESNGCEICEDDVLLFAAKEKILLMLLAESEEYVVLPPPSPLNRSERAGSSVDPSFYANNSIVSNPNDSTVSNDETMSLSSVTPSSAKSSALFKEFSIPWSKVPGDIMKLLKGKASLGKRLNTLANVLVEALREISAHIPIRIFRQVAQQAAEKYPDSLLEKDREGQFIATTPQSLISKMINRNNALNKPQKRGSSGTFEIHIPNKKRKFGGGASNGDAKSLALNRDLEHKKELLISSYRGSSPLEQSVIIEYMKECFPLQRSFFNNSEKIPDITAIKDNWPYIFDKAVLYQHFELLMSIDPRALEKRLAGEKDRFFRFFKSSKNKKISALEETNANFLRGIAYYFNEDPDYIFKHLESSSLSKESLQSTNPTNAPWVALVNSPITTTDGVESQMEAKVYIEGQIMATFAAKDEDLPDILAQLICYYYTFNMMYPKEANQTLEFIVVYFLQHSPEQVRSAKKSVTTNGKFNHLIAKLSNVHG